The Capsicum annuum cultivar UCD-10X-F1 chromosome 3, UCD10Xv1.1, whole genome shotgun sequence genomic sequence AATGCAAGTCGAAGCAAAACTAGTCGTTTTTGGGGCAGATCTTTTGTCCCAAATATCACTGGAATCTGATTTTACAGCAAGTGCCTCATAGAATTTTCTCTCTTCCTATATTCGACTCCAGATCCCTGAAGACTCAAGGAATATTCTCTATTTTTTGCTAAGTACATCAGCTTTATTTAAAGACTGGTAATGTCAAGACAGTCAACTAAAACATGGCAGGAACTTGATGCTTTAATAAGGGTTAACATAAAATTCTAAATTTCAACACTTGATAGTAAGATACAACCCAGTAAAGAGGAAACATGAACGTCACAAAAGAAGAGATGAAAGAATCGCATTCCATATGGGAAAGGAAAAACAGTTGGTCTCAACAAAAGTATATTCAGCATCCAAAGGGCACATGGAGCTGGAGAGATAACAGTGGGCCTTAAGGAATTAATAAAAGTTGTGACAGGGTAATTATGGTATATCCAAGCTTTTAGAAAGTTAACATAAGTTGCAGATCTAAGGTACATTATATACCATTTGCCTACTAAAAAAGATAACTCCTTTTTTCATCTTTTGCTCTGGTTCACAGCCAGATACAAAAGCTTCTATTCTCTCCACCCACCCAAGCCCCCTACCCCCACCCAATTCCATCTTTAAACATTTACCTTTTATTCCTTTCGTCCTTACAAGCCCAATAATTACCAAACCTTCTTTACCATGCCTTAGTTTCTTTTCCATGGAACTTCGAATCCCCATGCAATCAAGTGCTGTCTTTTACAAGAACCCTCAAGTACCATGCAAAAAGGCAAAGGTCTATGACACATTTCCAAAGAAAAATCAAGGCTCTTCTAATACATGGCTAATTCCAACTTGGTCTTTCGTAGCGCAGAATCTGCATGATCCATAATTTTCTTTTTGCCTTACTGCCACTAAAGATGATGTACAGAGAACAAAATAACATGGGAAAAAAAAGATTCATATTTCATTAGTCGCCTGGCTTTGGGGTCGAAAAGATACTAGAGCTTCTCCACATAATACAAAAAAAGTTATAGATAATCATTCTTACTTTCTGATTGAAAAAAGAGTTATAGATAATCATAGTGAGCCCCATCTCAACTCTCACATGAATTGGACATCGGACAAAATGTCGAGAATGATTCCTAATAAAGTATTCCCCTATCTATATAATGAAAGAATATGCATGGCCATTATTATCTTTAAACTCTCTTTAAGTTGACACCCAAATCAGTAATTTCAAGCTTGCTAGCTCACTTACACTAGTGAATTGGTAATTAGCTACCTTCAAGCCATTtaacattttcttttataaaaccTTCCCTCCTACCCCAACCCCACGTTGATACTAAAACAATCTTACAATCAACTAGAGcggaaagaaaaagcaaaaactGTCATGTCAAGAATCTCCTTAAAACAAAATTTGCTTCTAAACAACGCAACTCCCAAATCCAAAACAATATAGGTATCATACAATATAAACAGAAACAATTCCGAACTTTAATATGAAATTATGACACAGAATTTACAAAAGCACGCAATAAAATGGCAGCTAAATTTAGTAGGGACCTCAATAAAATAGGGTTACAACAGCATCATATGTGCAGTACCAAATGAAGAGGAAAGGGGCGGAGATGGAGAAGTCGCTCATCCAATTCAAAGGGACCGACGTTCTTATGAAGTGCCATAGTTGGTATCTATTTGGTCCGTTGCTTTGGCCCTTCAGGATTAACTCCCAGGAACTTATCGAGCACATTTTCAAATGCCTGTAATGTCATGATAAGCAAGGCTAAGTTATTGTAGTCTTCCTCATGCTACAGTGACTAATGACGAGAactcaaatcaagaaaatttagtcTTAATAGTCAGCATTGACATCAAATACTAATTGACAAGTAAGAGAAAAATGATGTTGACGCTTGGAAAGAAAAGACATTTTGTTTCATGCAGTATGTACAAgtacataaataaatatcacACTCATGAATAGAAtcaaccaaatcaaataaaacgACTTAGGAGCCTGCAGTTTAACTGATCTGAATTAGAGAATACTATCTGTGGAAAgactaaaatattcaaaatcccAAGTACAGCACTCGCCCCTCCTTGAGCACTTAAAACAACAATAAAGTTGGACTTTTTAGCCTAGAGATTAAGTAGACTGATCATCCATCAAATGTTTCAACCACCAGTTCAGCGATGATATTTATTCTCATTATCATAGAGAAAAAcagcatataaaagaataattataaaGCTCATTCCTTTCACCAGGAAATACGGATACAAGCTTAATAATCTAAGTGAGAGTCTGTGtgaaaagttgaattaaaaaaaaaggtaaagagtTGAATAGCAGATAAGTAGCACATAACCGTAAGGATTTAATAGTCGCACCTGACGAGCAAATAACTCCTTGCCATTCAGAAGTACATCCATAGCTGCAGACTGGTCATCAAACACACCATAAAAAATCTGGTAGAATTGATTCCTGTTTACATCATAGTTAACTGAGATAATTAAAAGCAATAGAAGCTTTCTAGTCCACAGAAACACATGTAGATGAAACGTACTGGTCTTCTCCTGAAATTAGCTGATCCATCTCTTCAAATTTCCGAGTGAGGATTTCTGATCCAACAGGAGTGAGTGCATGCAATACTAAGGCCTCTAATGTTCTTGGAAAATAGTTCTGGAAATGAAAAGTTAACTTCATTAAAAAAATGGAACGGGAAAAGGGAACAACCACGGAAGAGATGAAGGGATTGGGATAAATAACGCATTGAAAAACCCTTAATAAAACAACAGCTGACCAGAAAAAACAAAGTGGTCTCAGGGAAAAAGGAGCAAGATAAAACAAACCATGAGAAAACAAATCACATAATCCAAAAATCTATCCAACCTCACAGATGCTAAAGCATTTGAGGGATAAGGGCTCACTCACTCAAGTATTGGCAGGAAATATTTGTCCGATATAGCTAAAGAAAGATTCCACCAATTTCGATTTTAATACACGGGGGATTCCATCCTACAAATGTGGGAGCTTTAGGACCAAACCCGTAGAAAGGTTATGAACAGGATGCAAAAACATTTAAGCTTGCAAAAATGTCAGCAATAGAACTTAAATTATAGCATTGGATACTATTGCAAGCTAATGAAATAGATTGAATCACAATTTATCAGGAAAAGGTAGTATAAATCAAATAACCAATAATCATACATCTGCCAGTAAGTTGGTTCTATTTACAAGCCTTACCCccattttcaaaccaaagaaaCAGAACAGCATCTCAACCTTTTTGTCTTTACGCAGTTGGACTAAAGTGTGTGCATCTCTTTTGGTAATTAAAAGATGCTGAGAAAACATAAATAGAGTCGCACCGAAAGGAAAGAGATGAAGCTAAGAACACTAATATTGGGCCCAAGATAACCACAACTCATCAAAAATATTGTTAAGAATAAACTCACAGCCATTGCAAGAAAGACACGGTGGATTTTAAGTGGATGAAGGGTCAAGATAAGATTAGCAACTGAATCATCGTCGCTGCTACATGAGtcctcttttcttttattatcaTCATTCTCCCCAGCTAATGAATAATCTGTAGATCCCGTCAGCTTGCTTGGATTGAGACGGTCATGAACCAACGAAATAAGTTCATTCAGCGACTGTGATGCACAGGGCTCCAAATCTTGCAGCATCACTTTTGACTTAAGCTCATCTTTTGGAGTTCTGTTGCCACAATTCTTGCTGGTTCCCTGATGTTCATGATCTAGTGAATAGAAGAACAGTACTAAGAACACATGACTGGCATATATGCACCAAAAAAATTCCCGTATATAGGTATTAAAGAAGACCCAAATTTGAAAATGCGTTCAGTGAATACTCAAAACTGCCAATGGAGAAAATGATTTACCTCTATATGCATTATTAGGCTGGGAAGTAGTACAAGTCATAGTTTTATCCATACTACTTGAAGGAAAATGCAGCATCTTATTCTGCCCTGGTCACAAAAGAGGGAGAGATGAAAATAATCACGTATACACTTATTACCCAACAACATGGTAAATCCATCATTTGCATTAATGTTTAACGATTCATTCCAATTAAAAGGCTAAGAAAGCCGCCTTTTCtcagaagaaaaaataatactaCACCAATTGTTTTAAAGTTGAAAGAACTGCTTTCTTTAATCCATCTTAATTGTAGTGTTCATCAGCTTTTAGCATTACCAGCTGCATTCAAATGTTACCAAACAGTCTTCCTCACTTGAAATTTTCTTGGTGTTTGTTAGATTCCTATATTACTTGAAGATATTGGTAGTAATCCCTACAAATGATCTGAGAATCTCATCTCATGAACCAACTTTTGCAGTTGTGTTAGATAGGAGTATTAACATTGTCTGAGAGTCAAAAGTCATCCCAAATTTTGGTTAGCAAATGTTGAGCTCCTATGTTATGTCATATGCGCTACAGATGACCCCTCGCATGCAATAGGGTTTTATACTTCCACATTGCTCAGGGTATTGGTTGTAATCTCTTAATATGATCTTGACCTTGCCTCATCATATAGCTTTTTGGATTGAATTAGGCCCAATTTGAATATTCTTAGCAACACCAATACTCAATATACAAGTGCAAAGAGTATTGTTTGCCATGTTATATCAAGTCACTCATCTACTATCTTATAACAATTCATCAAAGCTTTCTTTTGTTTATCCTATCCTCCTCGCATTATTCATTTTATGTTTATCTAGGTGGATCTTTAATGCTTGAATATTTTTGAAGCCTTAACCACCAAAATATCAAAGTtccaattttatttattcctttgtTTGACCAACATCTGGTCATTGGAATTAGTCGATGGAAGGCTAAAACATATACTTCTCAATTCAACCGGTTAATCTAAGAGTATATGGTACCCTATCTCTTTTAATTGCAATCCAAGTGCTGAACATGAACGTATGTCAAACATAAGGATATATGGTTTCATCTAATTCTGAAATGACATAATCTACTCTCCATCCTAGAAATGAAGTACAGAAACATCTTGACACCATTGCTTTCAAACTGATTGTCCAAATTTGCTCTTCAACTATTGACTTCCACCTAACGATTACTTCTGTAAGATGATGTCAACGAAAACACCTGTTATAAAATTCACTATGTTTTTCGTCTCCAACTCATCAAACAAGAATACAAGATCCTGGTTGTTGTTGCCATTAACTATCCTCCACGTATTTTGACATGTCAGAACACATGGATGAAACACATCCGACCCCACCCACCCTAGCAAACCCAACCCAACCAGCCTCAAATGAACCCcccacccacccccaccccaacccccAGCAGCACTCAGCCACTTTTGACCAATTCAAACCATTCAACCAGCTCAAAACATATCCAAATCAACAGATCCAGCTCCAACCAACAAAATTCAGCAGGATAAAATAACCCAGCTCACCTACCACAAAATCGACCGACACCAACAACAGAACAAGAATACAGTACTCTACCAGTCCTGCTCAGACTACGATGAAGCCTCTTAGCACTCATTTGCTGCGATTGTCAAGGCGAATCTGCCTGAGAGCTCAAATCTCAAGTccactgaaataaaaaaaagaacacaCGGCTAAACCCGCTGTGTCCTTTTTCAGCTCAGATTACTTCGTCAAGATTATTGAAGATTGTAGCTCGCCCTATTCGGCAAGTTCTCAGGGAGAGAGCCAAAGATGGAGAAAATTAGGAGGAATTTCTTGAGTCAAATCCCACTGAAGGGGACACTAAAAATAGCACGACATCTTCGAGGCCCTAATCAACATATATAAAACCAAGCAAAGGGATAgttaaaaggaagaaaagaagcaGATGGCTGACGGAAAGAAACAAGAAAACACAAAGGAGAGatcaactccaaaaaaaaaaaaaagcaaaggtAAAGAGGTTGCAGCCTAATTTTTATGAAAAGTAAATTTGCTACAGCCTTACTAAATTTAATTAAGCAAAAAATGATGTGTGTTGTGTACTGGAGTAGAGGACGTTAGTTGGCTGTAAGAGAAAAGTAAGGCATTAAAAGAAACATACTCCAAAAATTAGAGGATTTCAATTAATCCTTTTCCAAGAATTAGACGTCTTCCTAAACGGGCCTTTTATTTGGTAGATAACATGGACGAAGCTACCGTGAAGGTTATGAAGTTAGAAATGAAGAGCAATTTGAAGAAATGACCTTTAATCCATGTGTATTGACCCTAATCGAATTGTTTGGGATTCAGAGGTGGAAGAAATTGCATTATCTACTAATAATGGTCAAATTGCCATATAAGCTAGCTGAGATACATCATGACCCAATAGACGAATTGCCAGTGAGACAAACTGTACAAAATGAGATAATCTCTGGACACAAAATCGAGCCAAAGCACTGTTCAATCATATGTGCCAGTTTATGTGGAGGATGGTGAATACCTACAAGGATTCTGTTTGGTGAGTAGGTGAAAGCCCAAATGATCTATTTTTGTTAACAGCGAGGGTGTTTGTGTTGGCAACCTATGGGAGTGTTAGGTGAAGTCGATAGTTAAGGGCAAATTTGGACTTTTTTCCTTgttataaatagataaaaatactcCTTATGAACAGTTCAAAGTTTTAGATGATGTACTTGTCACAATTTAATATATACTACAAATGCAAGCAAACGTCCCAGATTTGAGTCTCATCCTCATAAATTATCAAAGAATTACCATGTGCTTAGGCTAAAGCAAAACAATCTGTGACGCACATGAAAGGAGATGATAAAGACCAATCTAAGTGTTCTGTCGCTAAAACAATAAAGTTCTGAGGTCACATAATTGAAAAGTGATGAATAGAGATTAGGAAAACTAACCATTTCCTTATCAGTCAATCTTCAGTTTCCAGCAGAGAGGTGAAAGAGCACCAAGGAGCATATTATTAGTCTATTGTTCTTTGTGATAATACAGAAGAGCCAAAAATAGATCTGATCAATCTAGGAGATCAGGGGGACAAAACTTACCTTTTTAATATTCTACGCAAATAATATGCATCCATATGCTCCAACATGCCAGATATTGTCATGGACCGCCACCAAAAGTTAACAGCAATGGTTAGAACTTCACTATCCACTTGATGAAACCTAGAATATCAATGCTAATGAGTAGGTATATTCAATAATTGATAAAGAAAGAGGAGAAAGCTAAAATGCTGCAAAACAACTACATATACACATCATCCAGAATGAGTTGATAGATCTAGTGACCAACATCTAAAAACATGTGGTTtcttctgaaaaaaaaaaaacatctaaaGACATATGGTTACATTGGAAAATTCCCACAGTAAATATTGCTTCTATCTCCAACAATAGTGTAAAGGAAAGCCATGACATATCTCTTCCGAAGAAACAAATTCATTCTAAGATTAAAATCAAAAGCATCCACCACTAGTCTACCAGAATCCAGATATAACTGTTGGAATAATTTACAGAACACACTGAAAAGCAATGAGGAACATTTAGTGCAACTTATGCTTCTATCGAAAGCACTCCAATAGAATTAATACTCCAGTAGATTCAAGGTTCAACCAAATAGTACTATTGATCAGTTTTTAATTGACAGAATAAGTAGGTACACTACAAATTGGAACCTTAAAACATGCAGACACGCACAAATCCAAGGAAGCATAACAGGACACAAGTAGCTGATGCAAcagaaaaattattgaaaataagtaATCTACAATTGGTACATACATAACATAAGCTATTATTTTGTGAATTGTGTCAGAATTTTATGTTTTGTATACTGGACTAGAAATCCAAAAGTCCCAATTTTGGCCTCAGGACTTATGCCGCAGATTTGCCTAGATGAACATTTCCTTCCCTACACCAGTTAAGACTTAAGACCATATAGCATGAAACACCTTTTTATGATATAATCCCTATCCAGAGAAATGCAGGCTTACAATATTCAAAGAGAAGAGGAAAAGACAAACCAAACATATCATGCATATTTAAGCAAGAAACAAGACAGGGTAATATCTTACCATCCTTCAGGAATGAACAGCGCATCACCAGCATGAAGAATGACCTTTTGTGAAAAGCCATTTAGGCATGCCGCCCTTGGGTAGATTGAAAGATCTGGTTCTTCTAAAGTAATAGAGCTGCGAGGAAACAAAGAATAGAAGTTACAAACTGGCATGTATCTGAATTAACCATGTTAGGGCTAATCCAAAAATGAAAAGAGGACAAAGAGTACTTAGATTACATACAGGAAATGAAATACCTGTGATTGGAAGCTTCCCCATACAAGGGTAGTGGATATAAGTAAGGAGTTGCAGAAGGTGGCCATAAAGTAACTGCCAACAAAATAAAACTTTAGAttaagtttgaaaaatccaaCAAATTCTCAGGAAGGGGAATATTCCGGTGTAGTTGATATACAAAACAGACAAGCCAAAAAAAACAGTTCATTGCTAATGGATCATAACCAAATATAATGGAAACTGATAACTGTGGTATCTCCTGCTAGTAATTGTACCAAGTAGGCAT encodes the following:
- the LOC107863797 gene encoding uncharacterized protein LOC107863797 isoform X1, with product MMEEDLRIHTFTEIPSSELFTSQIEPKNVPAVFKGCIKNWKAFSRWNPSDGGLIYLQERVGSVVVEAMLSRSAPVFYGDIRSHERVPLSFSTFIRYCLCLLKNRDGRRDDFLESQKHNLVVSDTEQTDLLFGEAPQQFFLAQVPILNFEKKEHMQLECLGEDIQTPVPLEAKSLASVNLWMNSMKARSSTHYDPHHNLLCIVSGCKEVTLWPPSATPYLYPLPLYGEASNHSSITLEEPDLSIYPRAACLNGFSQKVILHAGDALFIPEGWFHQVDSEVLTIAVNFWWRSMTISGMLEHMDAYYLRRILKRLTDKEMNKMLHFPSSSMDKTMTCTTSQPNNAYRDHEHQGTSKNCGNRTPKDELKSKVMLQDLEPCASQSLNELISLVHDRLNPSKLTGSTDYSLAGENDDNKRKEDSCSSDDDSVANLILTLHPLKIHRVFLAMANYFPRTLEALVLHALTPVGSEILTRKFEEMDQLISGEDQNQFYQIFYGVFDDQSAAMDVLLNGKELFARQAFENVLDKFLGVNPEGPKQRTK
- the LOC107863797 gene encoding uncharacterized protein LOC107863797 isoform X2, which gives rise to MMEEDLRIHTFTEIPSSELFTSQIEPKNVPAVFKGCIKNWKAFSRWNPSDGGLIYLQVPLSFSTFIRYCLCLLKNRDGRRDDFLESQKHNLVVSDTEQTDLLFGEAPQQFFLAQVPILNFEKKEHMQLECLGEDIQTPVPLEAKSLASVNLWMNSMKARSSTHYDPHHNLLCIVSGCKEVTLWPPSATPYLYPLPLYGEASNHSSITLEEPDLSIYPRAACLNGFSQKVILHAGDALFIPEGWFHQVDSEVLTIAVNFWWRSMTISGMLEHMDAYYLRRILKRLTDKEMNKMLHFPSSSMDKTMTCTTSQPNNAYRDHEHQGTSKNCGNRTPKDELKSKVMLQDLEPCASQSLNELISLVHDRLNPSKLTGSTDYSLAGENDDNKRKEDSCSSDDDSVANLILTLHPLKIHRVFLAMANYFPRTLEALVLHALTPVGSEILTRKFEEMDQLISGEDQNQFYQIFYGVFDDQSAAMDVLLNGKELFARQAFENVLDKFLGVNPEGPKQRTK
- the LOC107863797 gene encoding uncharacterized protein LOC107863797 isoform X3, with protein sequence MYKELEGFFKVEPVGRWPDIPAGSVVVEAMLSRSAPVFYGDIRSHERVPLSFSTFIRYCLCLLKNRDGRRDDFLESQKHNLVVSDTEQTDLLFGEAPQQFFLAQVPILNFEKKEHMQLECLGEDIQTPVPLEAKSLASVNLWMNSMKARSSTHYDPHHNLLCIVSGCKEVTLWPPSATPYLYPLPLYGEASNHSSITLEEPDLSIYPRAACLNGFSQKVILHAGDALFIPEGWFHQVDSEVLTIAVNFWWRSMTISGMLEHMDAYYLRRILKRLTDKEMNKMLHFPSSSMDKTMTCTTSQPNNAYRDHEHQGTSKNCGNRTPKDELKSKVMLQDLEPCASQSLNELISLVHDRLNPSKLTGSTDYSLAGENDDNKRKEDSCSSDDDSVANLILTLHPLKIHRVFLAMANYFPRTLEALVLHALTPVGSEILTRKFEEMDQLISGEDQNQFYQIFYGVFDDQSAAMDVLLNGKELFARQAFENVLDKFLGVNPEGPKQRTK
- the LOC107863797 gene encoding uncharacterized protein LOC107863797 isoform X4, which encodes MMEEDLRIHTFTEIPSSELFTSQIEPKNVPAVFKGCIKNWKAFSRWNPSDGGLIYLQERVGSVVVEAMLSRSAPVFYGDIRSHERVPLSFSTFIRYCLCLLKNRDGRRDDFLESQKHNLVVSDTEQTDLLFGEAPQQFFLAQVPILNFEKKEHMQLECLGEDIQTPVPLEAKSLASVNLWMNSMKARSSTHYDPHHNLLCIVSGCKEVTLWPPSATPYLYPLPLYGEASNHSSITLEEPDLSIYPRAACLNGFSQKVILHAGDALFIPEGWFHQVDSEVLTIAVNFWWRSMTISGMLEHMDAYYLRRILKRLTDKEMNKMLHFPSSSMDKTMTCTTSQPNNAYRDHEHQGTSKNCGNRTPKDELKSKVMLQDLEPCASQSLNELISLVHDRLNPSKLTGSTDYSLAGENDDNKRKEDSCSSDDDSVANLILTLHPLKIHRVFLAMANYFPRTLEALVLHALTPVGSEILTRKFEEMDQLISGEDHLQLWMYF
- the LOC107863797 gene encoding uncharacterized protein LOC107863797 isoform X5, whose protein sequence is MMEEDLRIHTFTEIPSSELFTSQIEPKNVPAVFKGCIKNWKAFSRWNPSDGGLIYLQERVGSVVVEAMLSRSAPVFYGDIRSHERVPLSFSTFIRYCLCLLKNRDGRRDDFLESQKHNLVVSDTEQTDLLFGEAPQQFFLAQVPILNFEKKEHMQLECLGEDIQTPVPLEAKSLASVNLWMNSMKARSSTHYDPHHNLLCIVSGCKEVTLWPPSATPYLYPLPLYGEASNHSSITLEEPDLSIYPRAACLNGFSQKVILHAGDALFIPEGWFHQVDSEVLTIAVNFWWRSMTISGMLEHMDAYYLRRILKRLTDKEMNKMLHFPSSSMDKTMTCTTSQPNNAYRDHEHQGTSKNCGNRTPKDELKSKVMLQDLEPCASQSLNELISLVHDRLNPSKLTGSTDYSLAGENDDNKRKEDSCSSDDDSVANLILTLHPLKIHRVFLAMADGIPRVLKSKLVESFFSYIGQIFPANT